In the Candidatus Electrothrix rattekaaiensis genome, one interval contains:
- the bioB gene encoding biotin synthase BioB, whose amino-acid sequence MKRDNSPQKIAEQVLAGASVDPETACALARSADQQSLWAAADELRCHLMGNRFHLCSIINARSGNCTENCRFCAQSARYHTGATTYGLIDREQAINLALDNETHGVHRLSLVTSGHSVDKETWKALSELYAEINEKTSMELCASMGFLNQEQAEQLADAGITRYHCNLETNAERFSEVCSTHSWQDKVDTLITAAEAGMSVCSGGIIGMGEKMEDRIKLAFELWEIGVQSIPINILTPIAGTPFADLEPLSAEEIFTTIALFRFINPDAIIRIAGGRQQLGADQYRCFSSGANGAIVGNYLTTTGSSITEDLEALEKMGFTFKRAGG is encoded by the coding sequence ATGAAGAGAGATAACTCTCCACAAAAAATCGCAGAGCAGGTGTTGGCAGGGGCAAGCGTTGACCCTGAAACGGCCTGCGCACTTGCCCGCTCTGCCGACCAACAGAGCCTCTGGGCTGCTGCTGATGAGCTCCGCTGCCACTTAATGGGAAACCGATTTCATCTCTGCTCCATCATCAATGCCCGCAGCGGCAACTGCACCGAGAACTGCCGGTTCTGCGCCCAGTCAGCCCGCTATCACACCGGTGCAACCACCTACGGCCTGATCGACCGCGAACAGGCCATTAACCTTGCCTTGGATAACGAAACCCACGGGGTCCATCGCCTTTCGCTGGTCACCAGTGGCCATTCTGTGGACAAGGAAACCTGGAAAGCACTGTCTGAGCTATATGCTGAAATCAACGAGAAAACCTCAATGGAGCTCTGCGCATCTATGGGCTTTCTTAATCAGGAGCAGGCGGAACAACTCGCAGATGCAGGAATCACCCGTTACCACTGTAATCTGGAAACCAATGCGGAGCGATTTTCAGAGGTATGCTCCACCCATAGCTGGCAGGACAAGGTGGACACTCTGATCACTGCGGCGGAGGCGGGCATGTCGGTCTGCTCCGGAGGTATTATTGGTATGGGCGAAAAAATGGAGGATCGGATCAAGCTAGCCTTTGAGCTGTGGGAAATAGGGGTGCAATCCATCCCCATCAACATCCTTACCCCCATTGCCGGAACCCCCTTTGCCGACCTAGAGCCACTTTCTGCGGAAGAGATTTTTACCACCATTGCCCTGTTCCGCTTTATTAATCCAGATGCGATTATTCGCATTGCCGGGGGCAGGCAGCAATTAGGAGCTGATCAGTATCGCTGTTTTTCCTCCGGGGCCAACGGGGCTATTGTTGGCAACTACCTGACTACGACAGGGAGTTCTATTACTGAGGATCTTGAGGCATTGGAGAAAATGGGGTTTACGTTTAAGCGGGCTGGGGGGTAA
- the amrA gene encoding AmmeMemoRadiSam system protein A, whose product MFTDLQKKILLRLARQTIEEKLGQQTTDPVSEEELDDPELRQHRGVFVTLHLGEMLRGCIGSLLGLEPLIAGVRRQAINAALRDNRFPLLTVDELPEVVIEISILTPPQNLEYRDSSDLISRLRPGVDGVILKIPGGAGATFLPQVWEQLPEAETFLRHLCLKAGLPGDSWQHGDLTVQTYQACHFNEQEFSEQS is encoded by the coding sequence ATGTTCACAGATCTCCAGAAAAAAATCCTGCTCCGCCTTGCCCGGCAGACCATAGAAGAAAAACTTGGCCAGCAGACAACTGATCCTGTTTCAGAGGAGGAACTGGATGATCCAGAGCTTCGGCAGCATCGCGGCGTCTTTGTCACCTTGCATCTCGGTGAAATGCTCCGGGGCTGTATCGGCAGCCTGCTGGGACTGGAGCCGCTCATAGCCGGTGTACGCAGACAGGCAATCAATGCTGCCCTGCGTGATAATCGCTTCCCCCTGCTGACCGTGGACGAACTGCCCGAGGTGGTCATTGAAATCTCCATTCTGACCCCGCCGCAGAACCTGGAATATAGAGACAGCAGCGATCTGATCAGCCGCTTGCGACCCGGTGTTGACGGAGTGATCCTCAAAATACCCGGCGGTGCCGGAGCAACCTTTCTCCCGCAGGTCTGGGAGCAACTCCCAGAAGCAGAAACCTTTCTCCGCCATCTCTGCCTCAAGGCGGGCCTGCCCGGCGATAGCTGGCAACACGGCGATCTCACAGTACAGACCTATCAGGCCTGTCATTTTAACGAACAGGAATTCTCAGAACAATCATGA
- a CDS encoding OmpA family protein produces MLSTAKTTTLFTLFLILAVTLSACAPKTGPSNKYRGKNEPTTLKKGIPILGRRILNSIPKKKALVLLDPFKEATLYDEILASVEIERLLLELGSTRKYSGIRLISTADASDRELEKADYILKGVISYSPLPEQPTQKYYRILASLADRKTGALTARESVWAYSVPYGKLELPVITADPTAKRKVAEIINKQKISVKDIKTDARIAKAKAAYRNGQYPKVLEILEQLIKSSGKGALDAYRMLYLASLKMNDFAAAETAFFNMIKIGFKNTHRMPLLFLFESNSTEFTLNRTQEYDIWIRQLVTYLKENEKKCMHIIGHTSKQGEFQYNMVLSSNRAAYIKKRLIQESATPKLGERITVEGKGETNTKDGSVPDSDQNMIDRRVEFEIFNCSR; encoded by the coding sequence ATGTTGTCCACAGCAAAGACCACTACTCTCTTCACCCTGTTCCTCATTCTTGCTGTCACACTTTCCGCCTGTGCACCCAAAACAGGGCCGAGCAATAAATATCGCGGCAAAAATGAACCAACAACATTAAAGAAAGGCATTCCAATCCTGGGACGCCGTATTCTGAACAGCATACCGAAAAAAAAGGCCTTGGTGCTTCTGGACCCCTTCAAAGAAGCCACCCTATACGACGAAATCCTGGCCAGTGTAGAAATCGAAAGACTGCTCTTAGAACTCGGCAGCACGAGAAAATACTCTGGAATTCGCTTGATAAGCACTGCTGATGCCTCTGACCGAGAGCTGGAAAAGGCGGATTACATTCTGAAAGGTGTTATCAGCTACTCCCCCCTTCCGGAACAACCGACCCAAAAATATTACCGTATCCTAGCCTCCTTGGCTGACCGGAAAACAGGGGCATTGACCGCCCGTGAGTCGGTCTGGGCCTACTCGGTGCCCTACGGAAAACTGGAACTTCCTGTTATAACAGCAGATCCGACAGCTAAACGTAAGGTTGCCGAAATTATCAATAAGCAGAAAATCTCTGTAAAAGACATCAAGACCGATGCGCGGATCGCCAAGGCAAAGGCTGCGTATCGAAACGGACAATATCCAAAGGTTCTTGAGATCCTTGAACAACTCATCAAGTCCTCTGGCAAGGGAGCGTTGGATGCCTATCGTATGCTGTATCTCGCCTCTCTGAAAATGAATGATTTTGCTGCAGCGGAAACCGCCTTCTTCAACATGATCAAGATCGGTTTTAAAAACACCCATAGAATGCCGCTCCTTTTTCTCTTTGAATCAAACAGCACCGAATTTACCCTCAACCGCACCCAGGAATACGATATCTGGATCAGACAACTGGTTACCTATCTGAAAGAGAATGAAAAAAAATGTATGCACATCATCGGCCACACGAGCAAGCAGGGAGAATTTCAATATAATATGGTGCTCTCCAGTAATCGTGCTGCATATATCAAAAAACGACTCATTCAAGAATCAGCAACTCCAAAGCTCGGAGAACGCATTACTGTGGAAGGAAAAGGAGAAACAAACACCAAAGATGGCAGTGTACCGGACAGCGATCAAAATATGATTGATCGACGGGTTGAGTTTGAGATCTTTAACTGCTCACGCTGA
- the minE gene encoding cell division topological specificity factor MinE — protein sequence MGLFDYFHANRKSADVAKERLSILIARDHFHRNQPSFLPALQNELLEVIKKYVDIDQDDVTVSLDREEDCEILELNIALPEKGRYKEA from the coding sequence ATGGGATTATTTGATTATTTCCATGCAAACCGTAAGTCAGCCGATGTGGCCAAGGAGCGCCTGAGTATTCTCATCGCCCGGGATCATTTCCATAGAAATCAGCCCTCTTTCTTACCTGCTTTACAAAACGAACTCCTTGAAGTCATCAAGAAATACGTTGATATCGATCAGGATGACGTCACGGTGTCTCTGGACAGAGAAGAGGACTGCGAAATCCTGGAACTGAACATCGCGCTGCCGGAAAAGGGGCGCTATAAGGAAGCATAG
- a CDS encoding SDR family oxidoreductase: MDFLRLEGKKIIIFGLANRKSVACAIGKVLAEAGAEVIHVVRSEERAKTCRKLFPDSPVFCCDVEEEENIIRVRDEIAEQIGGPLAGIVHSIAFANYSEGIKPFHGTVKKDFLQAVNISCFSFISIANHFKELLAPDASLVTISISTTRMAAENYGYMAPVKAALDSSLCFLTKSFSAFSQVRFNAVGPSLLKTSASAGIPGYIDSYLFAEQAIPRKKALKTIESANTAAFLLSERSSGITGQTIVVDAGMGSNYFDKTIINKVVS; encoded by the coding sequence ATGGATTTCCTCCGACTTGAAGGCAAAAAAATTATTATTTTCGGCTTGGCCAACAGAAAATCCGTGGCCTGTGCCATCGGCAAGGTGCTGGCGGAAGCCGGGGCTGAAGTCATCCATGTGGTGCGTAGCGAGGAACGGGCCAAGACCTGCCGAAAACTCTTCCCGGACAGCCCGGTCTTTTGCTGCGATGTGGAGGAAGAAGAAAATATCATCCGGGTACGTGATGAGATTGCCGAGCAAATCGGCGGCCCGCTTGCCGGAATCGTCCATTCCATCGCCTTTGCCAACTACTCCGAAGGAATCAAGCCCTTTCACGGCACCGTGAAAAAAGACTTTCTCCAGGCCGTGAATATCTCCTGCTTCTCCTTTATATCCATTGCCAACCATTTTAAAGAGCTGCTGGCCCCGGACGCCTCTCTGGTCACCATCTCCATCTCCACCACCCGCATGGCTGCCGAGAACTACGGCTATATGGCCCCGGTCAAGGCGGCCCTGGATTCCTCGCTCTGCTTTCTGACCAAATCCTTTTCCGCCTTTTCTCAGGTTCGTTTCAATGCGGTCGGTCCCAGCCTGCTCAAAACTTCAGCCTCAGCAGGAATTCCGGGATATATTGACTCCTACCTCTTTGCCGAGCAGGCCATCCCGCGCAAAAAGGCTCTGAAAACCATAGAGTCGGCTAATACAGCTGCCTTTCTCCTTTCCGAGCGCTCCTCCGGGATTACCGGCCAGACCATTGTGGTGGATGCCGGGATGGGATCGAATTATTTTGACAAGACCATTATCAATAAGGTGGTGAGCTGA
- the fabZ gene encoding 3-hydroxyacyl-ACP dehydratase FabZ: protein MEAMEQPFIKERIPHRAPFLWLDRILEMDETTIRAEKLLSADLDVFQGHYPDYPIMPGVLLCEAVFQAGALLISETLRGKEEIQGVPVLTRILGAKFKREVGPGDTIEIRAALKEKLGPAWFMKGSVRVKGKVAVQVEFACALKG, encoded by the coding sequence ATGGAAGCGATGGAGCAACCCTTTATTAAAGAGCGCATTCCGCATCGCGCCCCTTTTCTCTGGCTGGACCGCATCCTGGAGATGGATGAAACAACCATCCGGGCGGAAAAGCTCCTGTCTGCTGACCTTGATGTCTTTCAAGGACATTATCCTGACTATCCCATCATGCCGGGCGTGCTGCTCTGCGAAGCAGTCTTCCAAGCCGGGGCCCTACTGATCAGCGAAACCTTGCGCGGGAAAGAGGAAATACAAGGGGTTCCGGTTCTGACCCGGATTCTCGGGGCCAAGTTCAAGCGGGAGGTAGGTCCCGGAGATACCATTGAGATCCGGGCAGCTCTCAAGGAAAAACTCGGTCCAGCTTGGTTCATGAAGGGTAGTGTACGGGTCAAGGGTAAGGTTGCTGTGCAGGTCGAATTTGCCTGCGCCTTAAAAGGTTAA
- a CDS encoding DUF1232 domain-containing protein: MATGKLNFLSRLLSMARHAVAVFRAKETPFYVKTILGLGLVYIVSPWDLIPEALPILGILDDFTLAALLIAWANGFRLPNEDDPGDKQ, from the coding sequence ATGGCTACGGGTAAATTGAATTTCCTGTCCCGCCTGCTGTCCATGGCCCGGCATGCGGTTGCCGTGTTCCGAGCAAAAGAGACACCGTTCTACGTGAAAACCATTCTGGGCCTCGGCTTGGTGTATATTGTTTCGCCTTGGGATCTCATCCCGGAAGCACTGCCGATTCTCGGCATCCTGGATGATTTCACCTTGGCAGCCCTACTCATTGCTTGGGCAAACGGTTTTCGCTTGCCTAATGAAGATGATCCCGGCGATAAACAGTAG
- the minD gene encoding septum site-determining protein MinD, whose product MTRVIVVTSGKGGVGKTTTSAAFATGLALQGYKTAVIDFDVGLRNLDLVMGCERRVVYDFVNVITKEASLNQALIRDKRIDNLYILPASQTRDKEALTMEGVETVINELKETFDYIVCDSPAGIEHGAYMAMYFADEAIVVTNPEISSVRDSDRILGLLASKTKRIVENRTPVKEHLLLTRYAPERVKNGEMLSVDDIQEILSIPLLGVIPESQSVLTASNQGIPVIVNKNSRAGLAYSDCIGRFLGEEIEFRFIDAKKGGIFGKLFGGR is encoded by the coding sequence TTGACCAGAGTAATAGTAGTTACCTCCGGTAAAGGAGGCGTAGGTAAAACAACAACCAGTGCGGCCTTTGCAACCGGCTTGGCATTACAGGGCTATAAAACTGCGGTCATAGACTTTGACGTCGGCCTGCGCAACCTGGATCTGGTTATGGGCTGCGAGCGCAGGGTTGTCTATGATTTTGTCAATGTGATCACCAAAGAGGCAAGCCTGAATCAAGCCCTCATCCGGGACAAACGCATAGATAACCTCTATATCCTGCCAGCATCCCAAACACGGGATAAGGAAGCGTTAACCATGGAAGGAGTTGAAACTGTCATCAATGAGTTAAAAGAGACCTTTGACTACATCGTCTGTGATTCGCCCGCAGGGATTGAGCACGGTGCCTACATGGCCATGTACTTTGCTGATGAGGCCATCGTGGTCACCAACCCGGAAATTTCTTCTGTGCGCGATTCTGACAGAATTCTCGGTCTCCTGGCCAGTAAAACCAAGAGGATTGTGGAGAACAGAACCCCGGTAAAAGAACATCTGCTCTTGACCAGATACGCTCCAGAACGGGTAAAAAACGGAGAAATGCTCTCTGTGGACGATATTCAGGAAATCCTCTCTATCCCGCTCTTGGGTGTCATACCGGAATCACAATCAGTTCTGACAGCATCAAACCAGGGTATCCCTGTTATTGTCAATAAAAACAGCAGAGCTGGCCTTGCCTACAGCGATTGTATTGGTCGTTTTCTCGGAGAGGAAATTGAATTTCGCTTCATTGATGCCAAAAAGGGTGGCATCTTCGGCAAACTTTTCGGGGGAAGATAA
- a CDS encoding transposase — MEQKIRSILSGTEGLKAVRRNALIHIFTLFVALPSRVNFLAMARHGHFSERTYRNHFEKKFDFFDFNKQLVKQFCSPHRIIAGDCSFIPKAGKSTPHLGKFWSGCASKALPGLEISSLAVIDVDTNRAFHLECEQTPGTLPDNESRIDFYVDQVVRHAKDLKELADYFVYDGAAAKKKFADGIVEHTGLHLVSKLRRDANLRYLYTGPRRPGPGKPKQYDGKIQWKNLELNRFDICYEDDEIIIHTAIVNSVSLKRNIRIAYISRKGSDSYAVLFSTDINLDGLLIYKYYKARFQIEFLFRDAKQYTGLTHCQARSENKLYFHFNCSLTSVSLAKADFFDKVENQGAPFSMRNITDYYSTKLFLDRILSKLDIELSSEKFSFDYEELLNTAGALA; from the coding sequence ATGGAGCAAAAAATCAGAAGTATTTTAAGCGGTACAGAGGGCCTCAAGGCCGTCAGGAGAAACGCCCTGATCCATATTTTCACCCTCTTTGTCGCTTTACCAAGCCGTGTCAATTTTCTCGCCATGGCCCGCCACGGTCATTTTTCTGAAAGAACATATCGAAATCATTTCGAGAAAAAATTTGATTTTTTCGATTTCAACAAACAACTTGTGAAGCAGTTCTGTTCTCCTCATCGAATTATCGCAGGAGACTGCTCTTTCATCCCCAAAGCCGGTAAAAGTACTCCTCATCTTGGCAAATTCTGGAGCGGATGTGCTTCCAAGGCACTACCGGGGCTTGAAATTAGCTCTCTGGCGGTTATTGATGTTGACACGAACAGGGCTTTTCATCTCGAATGCGAACAGACTCCAGGGACTCTTCCTGACAACGAAAGTCGAATTGATTTCTATGTCGATCAAGTGGTCAGGCATGCCAAAGATCTCAAAGAACTCGCCGATTACTTTGTCTACGACGGAGCTGCCGCAAAGAAAAAGTTTGCCGACGGCATCGTTGAACACACCGGATTGCATCTCGTTAGTAAACTTCGCCGAGATGCGAACTTGCGTTATTTATACACTGGCCCGAGGAGGCCGGGGCCAGGCAAGCCGAAGCAATATGATGGCAAAATCCAGTGGAAGAATCTTGAACTCAACCGCTTTGACATTTGCTATGAAGATGATGAAATTATTATACATACAGCTATCGTTAATAGTGTGTCGCTGAAGCGTAACATCCGTATTGCTTATATCAGCAGAAAAGGCTCCGATAGTTATGCCGTTCTTTTTTCAACCGATATAAACCTAGACGGATTGCTGATTTATAAATATTACAAGGCCCGCTTTCAGATAGAATTTCTCTTTCGGGACGCGAAGCAATATACCGGGCTCACACACTGTCAGGCGCGAAGTGAAAATAAGCTGTATTTTCACTTCAACTGCTCATTGACCTCCGTATCACTTGCAAAAGCCGACTTCTTCGACAAAGTTGAAAATCAGGGGGCACCTTTTTCGATGAGAAATATAACCGATTATTATTCCACCAAATTATTTCTTGATCGGATTTTGTCCAAGTTAGATATTGAGCTGAGTTCAGAAAAATTCAGCTTCGATTATGAAGAATTGCTGAATACCGCAGGTGCGCTTGCATAA
- the minC gene encoding septum site-determining protein MinC has protein sequence MMQQPFDLKGSSFTIPMLSLRESNMERISAQLAKKVAQAPSFFRNAPIVLNLEHLPDPDRIDISKLLNLVREKGFIPVGITNCTEDQQKQVEIMALAVLTTRKSGKLQEYKTDKKQEEILPEENTAQPKPAAHTSPAATVITEPIRSGQRIVVEHGDLIVLTSVGSGAEVTAAGNIHVYGALRGRAFAGNNGDSQARIFCQQLEAELVAVAGVYLVNEKFPDSLRAQPVHIRLQTERIRITPL, from the coding sequence ATGATGCAACAACCTTTTGATCTTAAAGGTTCATCCTTTACGATCCCCATGCTTTCTCTCCGGGAGAGCAATATGGAGAGAATATCAGCCCAGCTCGCGAAAAAAGTTGCTCAGGCACCCTCATTTTTTCGCAATGCACCGATTGTTCTTAATCTGGAACATCTCCCAGATCCTGACCGAATTGATATCAGCAAGCTGTTGAATCTGGTGCGGGAGAAAGGATTTATTCCGGTCGGCATAACCAATTGTACAGAGGACCAGCAGAAGCAGGTCGAAATAATGGCACTGGCCGTGCTGACCACGCGCAAAAGCGGAAAATTACAGGAATATAAGACAGATAAAAAGCAGGAAGAAATACTCCCTGAAGAAAACACTGCTCAACCAAAGCCAGCTGCGCACACATCCCCTGCCGCCACTGTCATCACCGAGCCCATACGATCCGGTCAACGAATCGTTGTGGAACATGGTGATCTTATTGTGCTGACTTCGGTCGGCTCTGGGGCCGAGGTAACGGCAGCTGGCAATATCCACGTCTACGGAGCCTTGCGCGGGCGGGCCTTTGCCGGTAACAACGGCGATAGCCAAGCCCGAATATTTTGTCAACAGCTGGAAGCGGAACTTGTCGCTGTGGCCGGGGTCTATCTGGTCAATGAAAAATTTCCCGACAGTCTGCGTGCTCAACCCGTACATATCCGGCTTCAGACAGAAAGAATACGTATCACCCCATTATAA
- a CDS encoding PEGA domain-containing protein, whose protein sequence is MLNLFSAEPTLENNFSDEQVLTIIHALRREGKAEEIIYHTENKESFRYVITTKLTTDTDEKQIRTTTSVDKFKLQEDEFLEFIQDTLDGDLVREKQYTLPLQEDHDHQACLECLQPIAIKHLRCISKIEKILSSPRPRTVIKESGSRTTVFLFALLIALIGGSLYVLIPLFTNKPSADLTLLFNTVDVQVWLGAKKYPTKGNRVDLTLPLGRYRLLAKKAGFKPVRQDIFLTSNEEIGIRLEEIYTLTVYADMEGSRVMLDGNIVGTAGNTSPLEFSLTKGEYDLRLTNPSVSTPFQKKIQLNDDQIIRAELPHPRLTIRTNVDDVVIAVAKKEYQVQGKELALKLPIGTHQLIVRKPSYAPVEKEVIIENQDQTLPITLEMIHHQLSIIPNVANSSISVTCTNGQKYFGIASPDNPFQVETSAQSCSVLAENQGYQHIGQDVSLTGDQELPITLKQLFLVTVYTNMDLSTVLLDGKEAGRAGTRTPAVFSIPSGNYALTVSNPQAAAPIHQKLLLTKDQRLNIDLPLPQVTVKVNVQGATLIIDEKEHQLSGKQLTLGLPLGSHHITAQKKGHITIQREVLVRAGAQTFFELLPQVHSLSIRSNIDKTAIYVKCKDGKEHSGTASPKTPFHLEAIAGACTISASREGYKHLTKTVTLPDEKDISVELVAEEKEKILRPEKRTEPVKGLETVPEAKTEAISAPSPTVTPPVKPTPKPAPEPKPELKPKPDSLPVPIDNVAEEKEKILRPKKKKQRVKELKTGPRTKSEAKSAPKFVPKSTPTPAPASKTKPKPKPKPKPDPLQIKAEKKGCQNEISVGMPELCD, encoded by the coding sequence ATGTTGAATCTTTTTTCAGCTGAACCAACTCTGGAAAATAATTTTTCCGACGAACAAGTCCTCACTATCATCCATGCACTCCGCAGAGAGGGAAAGGCAGAGGAGATCATCTATCATACAGAAAATAAAGAATCATTTCGATATGTCATCACGACAAAACTGACAACCGATACCGACGAAAAACAGATTCGGACAACAACCTCTGTAGACAAATTCAAGCTTCAGGAAGATGAATTCTTGGAGTTTATCCAAGACACCCTGGACGGCGACCTTGTTCGGGAGAAGCAATACACCCTCCCCCTCCAAGAGGACCATGACCACCAAGCCTGCTTGGAGTGCCTCCAGCCCATTGCCATCAAACACCTCCGCTGCATCAGCAAGATAGAAAAAATTCTCTCCAGCCCGAGACCCCGCACCGTTATCAAAGAAAGCGGCAGCCGCACAACCGTCTTCCTTTTTGCCCTTCTCATCGCTCTCATCGGAGGCAGCCTCTATGTTCTCATCCCTCTCTTTACCAACAAGCCATCTGCCGACCTGACACTTCTCTTTAACACAGTAGATGTCCAGGTCTGGCTTGGAGCAAAAAAATACCCCACCAAAGGAAATCGAGTCGACCTCACCCTGCCCCTTGGACGCTACCGCTTGCTGGCGAAAAAGGCAGGATTTAAGCCTGTCCGTCAGGATATCTTCCTAACCAGCAATGAGGAAATAGGCATCCGGCTTGAAGAGATCTATACCCTGACCGTGTATGCAGACATGGAGGGCAGCAGGGTCATGCTTGACGGGAATATCGTCGGCACAGCAGGAAACACCAGCCCGCTGGAGTTTTCTCTCACAAAAGGAGAATATGACCTGCGTCTGACCAACCCTTCTGTCTCGACACCTTTCCAGAAAAAAATTCAGCTGAATGATGATCAGATCATCAGGGCTGAGCTCCCACACCCTCGACTCACCATCCGCACCAATGTGGACGATGTCGTCATCGCGGTCGCGAAAAAGGAATATCAGGTCCAAGGAAAGGAACTTGCGCTCAAGCTGCCTATTGGCACTCACCAGCTTATTGTCCGCAAACCGAGTTATGCTCCTGTAGAAAAAGAAGTTATCATCGAGAATCAGGACCAGACCCTACCGATCACCCTGGAAATGATTCATCATCAACTCTCCATTATTCCCAACGTGGCCAACAGTTCCATCTCGGTGACCTGTACAAACGGACAGAAATATTTCGGTATAGCATCGCCGGATAATCCTTTTCAGGTTGAAACCTCTGCTCAATCATGCAGCGTCCTTGCGGAGAATCAAGGCTACCAGCATATCGGTCAGGATGTATCGCTGACAGGGGACCAAGAGCTCCCCATCACCTTGAAGCAGCTCTTCCTGGTCACTGTTTATACAAATATGGACCTCAGTACTGTCCTGCTGGACGGCAAGGAGGCGGGAAGGGCGGGAACCAGAACACCTGCAGTTTTCTCCATACCGAGCGGTAACTATGCCCTTACGGTCTCCAACCCACAGGCCGCAGCCCCTATTCACCAAAAACTTCTCCTCACAAAGGATCAGCGCCTGAACATCGACCTCCCGCTTCCACAGGTAACCGTCAAAGTCAACGTGCAAGGTGCAACACTCATTATCGACGAAAAAGAACACCAGCTCTCTGGCAAGCAGCTCACCCTTGGGCTACCGCTAGGTAGTCATCATATTACTGCGCAAAAAAAAGGACATATAACTATCCAGCGTGAAGTCCTTGTCCGGGCCGGGGCTCAAACCTTTTTTGAACTGCTACCGCAGGTCCATTCCCTTTCTATCAGATCAAATATTGACAAGACCGCCATATATGTTAAGTGCAAGGATGGAAAAGAACACTCCGGTACTGCTTCACCAAAAACACCCTTTCATCTTGAGGCAATTGCCGGGGCTTGTACAATATCCGCTAGCCGGGAAGGATATAAGCATTTGACGAAAACCGTCACGCTTCCGGATGAAAAAGACATTTCCGTTGAACTGGTTGCTGAAGAAAAAGAAAAAATTCTGAGACCGGAGAAAAGAACAGAACCGGTGAAGGGACTTGAGACGGTACCTGAGGCAAAAACGGAAGCAATATCTGCTCCGAGCCCCACAGTAACGCCTCCGGTGAAACCTACACCGAAGCCTGCTCCAGAACCCAAACCGGAACTGAAGCCGAAGCCGGACTCCCTCCCTGTACCCATTGATAACGTTGCTGAAGAAAAAGAAAAAATTCTGAGGCCGAAAAAAAAGAAACAACGGGTAAAGGAACTTAAAACAGGACCTCGAACGAAATCGGAAGCAAAATCTGCTCCGAAGTTTGTTCCGAAATCTACGCCGACGCCTGCACCAGCATCTAAAACTAAGCCTAAACCCAAGCCTAAGCCTAAGCCAGATCCGCTACAAATTAAGGCTGAGAAAAAAGGCTGTCAGAACGAAATCAGCGTCGGAATGCCGGAGCTATGTGATTGA
- the fabG gene encoding 3-oxoacyl-ACP reductase FabG, producing the protein MNTTFTEQKAVVTGATRGIGRAITEALLAKGATVIGIYSGNEKTAQEFAATCLAPERLQLHKVDVSDYQAVEGFFQKVEEEFDTIDILINNAGIRRDAALAMMRQEDWNQVIDVNLTGGYNMTKFAVQLMMKQKYGRIIFITSPMGHLGFAGQANYSASKAGQIGMMKSLSKEVGKRKITVNCVSPGFIGTDFLNDLHDEQVKAYKKMVPARRFGTPEEVADAVLFLAGKNAAYINGSVLEVTGGL; encoded by the coding sequence GTGAATACTACCTTTACGGAACAAAAAGCTGTGGTCACCGGGGCCACTCGAGGTATCGGGCGGGCAATCACAGAGGCCCTGCTAGCAAAAGGCGCAACCGTGATCGGGATCTACAGCGGCAATGAAAAAACAGCGCAAGAGTTTGCCGCAACCTGCCTCGCCCCTGAACGTCTCCAACTGCACAAGGTCGATGTCAGTGATTATCAGGCAGTGGAAGGCTTTTTTCAGAAGGTGGAAGAGGAGTTCGACACCATTGACATCCTGATCAACAACGCCGGAATCCGTCGTGATGCGGCCTTAGCCATGATGCGCCAAGAAGACTGGAATCAGGTCATTGATGTCAACCTGACTGGCGGTTACAATATGACCAAATTCGCGGTCCAGCTGATGATGAAACAAAAATACGGGCGAATTATCTTTATCACCTCGCCTATGGGACATCTCGGTTTTGCTGGTCAGGCCAATTATTCCGCTTCCAAGGCGGGCCAGATCGGGATGATGAAATCCCTGTCCAAAGAGGTCGGCAAACGCAAAATCACGGTGAACTGCGTTTCTCCCGGTTTTATCGGCACAGATTTCCTCAACGACCTGCATGATGAACAGGTCAAAGCCTATAAAAAGATGGTTCCGGCGCGGCGCTTCGGTACCCCGGAAGAGGTGGCGGATGCTGTCCTTTTCCTTGCCGGAAAAAACGCCGCCTATATTAACGGCTCGGTTCTCGAAGTGACAGGAGGCCTGTGA